The genomic window TTCATGTTCCAATTTCTGCTGGCGGCCCGAGGCTGGCTGTCAGCTGGCGAACTGATGGAACCTCCGGATCTCACCTCCGCTTGGTGCCGTCGATGATCGCCGCCCAGCCCAGCTATAGCTCCATTGGTGCTATACCTCGCCGCGCCGCGCCTCAGGTCCAATCTCACCTCACCCTCACCAATGCATCGAGTCGAGTTCGTCCCCGTCTGCAGGTCTCGGATCTGCAGATTGGCTGGTTTCGAGGGAAGGGGATGTGAGAGCTCAGGCCTTGTCCAGCCCGGGTCGCGAGTAGTTTGCCTTGCCGTTCCTCCAACTCTCTAATCTTGGCCTGCCACGGGAACACTATCCGTCACTTGGCCTGCCCAGTCATCGGTGATCTTCAACGCAATCGCTCGCCACCTTTGCAGCCACAGCACAACTGCATTTTGCCGGCTGGTGTCCGAGAGTGCATGCTACGAAACAGGGCAAACGCCTTTTCCGTCTAATCACGGGAATCTCAGTCGATGGCATGGTAACGTTCACCGCAAGGCGCATGCCAGGTTCCGAGAGGTTTCTAGCCTTGTGGCTCGGGGCCTTCCCGCCACAGGGGATGACTGAATTGACAAACACGCTAAGCAAAGGGGCTGTCGTTTCGACTTGGCTGAGAGATCTCGTTCGTGGCGGCTTGATCATGGAAGCTTGTCACGCCAAACCCCCGCCTCACGCCGTCGGCTCTGCTACAGGACTGTGTCAGAGCCGCTGCTCGGGACGTTGAGCTTGGTAGGCCTTCATGCTGTCTTGCACAAAGCGCCAAACAAAGCAATGtcgtcaacagcagcaacttGACTGCGCAGTGGAGTTAGTTGGCAATGGAAACGACATTGACCGTCAGGTACTTCTGCCAAGTCTCCCTTGTCGTGGCCCAGGTACCAGTACTTCGTACCTCGCATGAGACCCACGCATCGCGCGTCCATCCACGCCGTCCCTGCTTGTTCGTATCACGCCCCACGAGAGGTTCTGGGTACGAAGTATCTCTCTGTCTAGCCCTGCCAGTTTCTGGAGCCTTTCCGCCAACTTGACTTCTAGGCCTTCGTATTCGTCCGCCCATTGCTACTCTTCGAGGTAGTTGTTGCGTGCTCGCCCGCCGAAGCTCGCTGCCCGCGCATGCCGCCGAGTCTTTCTGCTGGCGTTGGTCTTGGAATCTGGTGACGGCAGGGAACCATCGCAGAAACTAACACTAACACGGCCGCCACGCCCACCGACATGAGCGGAGATCTGACGCTCTCGACAGCACAATGCGAAAAGGCTCTATGGCATAGTCAAGCTCATAACGTGATGGGAGAGAAAACATGTTGAGCTACTGGCCTTTTGCGTACCCCTGGTGGTATTGTCGTCAGGCATGGGCAGGGTCAATCCCAGCAAACAAGTTTTCGTCCACTCTGAGTGTCGATCCGGCCGAACCCAGCAGAGGACGTCATCATGAACGGGCGCCAAGTGCCAAAAGCATATCCCACCAGCCGGTTAATGAAGCTTTCAGTGATTCTACTCCTCGAGTCAGACGCAGAATCCGTTCGTTCCTATTGCGCAACCAAGAACTACTCGCCTAGGGAATCTTCAGCCGAAAGTGGGTGTCGCACAATCGAGTTGTCATACATCGTTGCCGTATGGCCTGTCGTCTTCGGCCGGCCGCGAGTTTGATCAATTTATCGCGGATTATGCCCTAGCACTCCCGCCGCGCGACGGTTGAAGCGTGGAGCTTGGGCCTGGACTGGGACGTTGCGAATCAGGGACCACTCGTGTTAGGCTGTCTTTTGACTTCATCCGAGCTTCGGGTGGCTCATAACTTTGCGGCCGGGTTTGTGATCCTGAATCGCGCGGGATCTCCAAGCTTCGATGCGAGACCGCCAGGAGGATGCCATCGAAAGCCATCCTTCCTCAAGTGCCGAGCCTCCCATCACCGGCCTGATCCATGAGTCCGGGGTTAGGAGCGAGATAGCTGAGGCTTCATATGTCAACTTTGGGAGATTGAGCTTATCTCTCCATATTGACAGCAATATACCGTGCAGCGCCGAAATGAAGCCTTGTGCCCTGACAGCGAATCTCAGCGCTTCGCGTCGTCAAGCGACAAGCGACATAGGGCGGCCCCATCGGGTTTCTCTTCCGCTTGCCCAGGCCGCCAGCTCTCCTTGAGCAGTTTGCGTTTCACCGCTATACGTCGCTTCCCGTTCCTGTGTCTCATCAGATGGCCGTATCCGCCGACGATATTGGCAGATTGGGTCTCCAGAGCCATCATATTCCTACTTGGTGCAGCAAACCGGTTTCCCTCATCAATAGACTGCATGTCAGCCAGCCAAGAATCCAACAGAGTTTAACGATGGCGCTCCCCTTGGCTAGGGCAAATCTAGGAAAAGTAAACATCTGAGGAGACTGATGCCCCCTTTGTTTCATCAGGGCGCATTGATTCTGGGGCCTGCGGGCCAATCGATCTTGATGTTTCATGGCACGCGGGATTGAGCCTTTGCCATGAGACGTCTTTGCTTTGTTCCAGAATTCAGATCTGTTACCCCTTGCCAGGGACGGATGGCGACTTCAGGGGCGTGCATCTCGGTGGACAGAAAAGCAAAGagaccatccatccatcgggGCTGGATCGGACGGGCTAACGCACCGCCACGTGGATGCGATGTGCAGTTCTCACACAGTAGCCTGAATCCCAAGGTCCAGTTTCCCGCTGTCGGGTGCGTGGAGGGGCTGTGAGGAACTGGCTCACAAAGCAGCGCTCTGCATTCGTATCCAGAGAGGCTCCGAGACGAGATGGTAGTATATGTCGGTTCGGCTATGAAACTGTTCGCCGCACCGCGCAGAGGACGCATGTCACGACAACTCGCCTGGCTGTGCTTGCTGCATCTGCAGCATTACCGAAACCACGCGAGATGAGTGGTAAGACGGGCCTGGCAAAACGCCTGGGCGAGGTCATCCCGGCGACCCGCGGGGTGACACAACCTGGCGCAGAGGAATCAGGTCCCGGCTGATCATCGCCAATAACCCCTCAAACAGACGGCTTGACCGGATTGCCGGTGTTACTTCGTAATAGGCTCTGGCATGTTCGTGCGTCAGCCTGGTGCCGAGAGCAAAGTGCTTATGTCGTGCTTGGGTCGTTGACCATTGGCTGTCAGCATTGGCATGTGGCAATTGCTAATGACAGACAATAATTATTTGCTCTTGCAAGTTGCTAGCAAGATAATGGTACCTGCGTGAGTTGATTGCTCATCCTAACTAATTGTGCGGCAAGAGAGCCAAGGCTCAGGCTTGATAGGGCGTCAACTCACTCAGCCTCATGATCAAAGGCATCACGAGAAATAGTGCAAGTAGTAAATTCCTCTCCGATGCAGGTCACGATATGTAGCCGATATACGAACAGGTCGACATATCATGACCTATTGCTAAAAATACGATTATTGATTTGTATCAAGATAAGTGCACAGCATCTGTGTTGCTTGCCCGTTCACACAACTCAAGGAAAAACCGAGACACCAACACAAAGTTGCGCGTATCCTCTTCAATGAGTCAATAAGGCACAGTAAGAATAACGAACTTCAAAGAAAACCAAATTATCACTTTCTGTTGacatatttcttttattaaaaatgtagtttacttagaatatctAAGGAGAGTTGGTTTTTCTGTACCAACGTGTGTTGGTGTCtcatttatttcttaacccATGCGGTTGCACATGTCGTCAAGAGTTCCATGTAGGACCGACGTGTCTCCGTCTTAGCAATCGTTGAAGAACAACGTTTAAGAAAGGCAGTATCATTTCACATGTTCAAGCCACACAAGTGAAACCTGTTATTCCCATGATCAACTTGTGTTCCAGACTGTGCTAGTACGTTGAGCATCACGTGATACGTTTCGAATTGTTTCCACGGCAACACCACTGTGTGTTTACCGCCCCTCCATTCCCAAGCATCGCGATAAGCACGGAAAAGTGGCAACGCGCACACACTCGCAGTATTCCAGCCCATCCAGCATAGTGACAGAATCAGCAAACATGGCGTACAACCCGAGAATGAGCATTATCCCAACCTCGCAGCAGCAGTCGCGGCCGcgaaagaaggaagaagaggccgaCGCCTTCATGCGTCTATCGGACCGCGAAATCGTGGGCTGCATCACCGAAATTGGCATCAACTTCACCGTCGCGGACCTTCAGAAACCGAATGCCGTCCATATTCAGCAGATATTTGAGTGGTTCGCCGAGCTACTCCTCAATGCGACGCGCGAGACTGTCGAGCCAGCCATGCGCGCTGCCGCCGAAGACATCTGCGGCGAGTTTGCGGATGTTATCCCCCCGGACACACGCAACCTGATGGGCTTCTACGTCTCGCTGCGGAGGCTCCTATTTGAGTGCGGAATCACCGACTTCAGCTTCAACGACCTGTACCGACCTACATACGATCGCCTGGTTAAGATCTTCAGCTACGTGATCAACTTTGTGCGGTTCCGGGAATCGCAGACCAGCGTCATCGACCAGCACTATAACAAGGCAGAGTCGACCAAGACACGCATCGAGACTCTCTACGCCGAGAACCTGGAGAACGAGGGTCGGCTGGAAGATATGCGACACAACCAGAAAGCGATGGAGGCCCAGGTCCGAGAGAAGACGATGAGAAACGAAGAACTCAAGAAGAGGCTGCTGGAGCTCCGAAGGAACCAAGAAAAGGTCGCCGCGCGACTCGAGGATGCGAAGCAAAAGAAGGGCGAGCTCACGGCTTTGCTGGAGCAAAAGACACAAGAAAAGGTCACATTGAAGCAGGAGAGCACCAAGTTGCGACCCTATGTGCTTCAGAGCCCTTCGGCTCTTCAAGATAACTTGACGGAGCTTCGCGAGATTCTCAACAACGATAAGTCCCACATCGACGCTCTGGATCGCCGAGCCAGAGCTCTTCAGACTTCGACAGACTCCTTCTCTGTCGTTTCCACAGATGTAGCATCCTGTATCAAGATCCTGGACGAGATTGCATTGGAGCtgtccaaggaggaggaggaactgGCGCGTAACGCAAAGCAACGAGACGCTCTCTCGGAGCGCAATAACAACGCTCATGAGGTGGAGCGCGCCGAGGGTCTCCTTAAGCGCCAGCTTTCCAAGTGGACAGAGCGGACGGAGAAGCTCCGCGAGCGCAGCAACCAAAAGGCacaggaggccaaggagaggaTGCAAGAGCTCAGCGCAGTGCACAAGCAGCTCACAGCTGAGCGCaccgagaagggcaaggagatggaggtcCGACGTGTAAGGATCGAACAAaccgagaagaaggtcagTTGTCCCCATTTCTTAATTGGCAGCACTGCAGAATGCTAACTCGATGTCAGATGCTCGACCTGAAGGAGAACATTGAGAACGAAGTTCACAGCGCACACGAAGAGTATCGAAAGATGGAGGCTCATATCGAGCTGTACATTGCAGAGATGGAGCAGGCTATTGCTTAGATCTGTCTTTAACCCGTTACCTTTTTCTGTTTGCTTTACGGTTGGGCGGCAATGCTTGGAATAGATACCATGGGCTGGCGTTAGGGGTGGTTTATCACGACATGTTATGCAGTGTTTATGTGTATCTCGAGCAtaatgacgatgatgatgcgatgatgttgatgtgGAATATTATCAGTATCCCTTTTGATACATGTTGCCTGAAGGTATATGCCTTTAGACTCTAGTCTGATCCTCGTGAGGTCTTTCGGTCCTCAAGCTCGAACCAGCGGCTCATTACCTGGCGGACACTGACACCCCGTCCGCTCCATGACCCATCATCCCTCCTCGCTGTACCATTCAGCAGAGGAACCATTTCTCCCCCAAGGTGCTCGATGTCGTCATGGCCTCCTATACCCTTGGGTTCGATAACCACTGCTCGAAACGCATTTCGCGAAGCAGAATCCACCAAGAGTGCTGCTGAGTTACCAATACCTTGAGCTGACCACTCACTAGCATCTCGGTGAAGTGCCAAGAGTCCGTATGCCAAGAGTATCGGCGCACGAGTACTGGGGGCGTGATTTGGCGGTGCTGACACTGCAGAGTCCTTGGGCGTAAAGACGGAAAGTTGCGCGCGAAGATGTGTGACTGTGGGGGCAAATATTATTCGTATATGACGAGATATGGCGATCTGATAGAGTGATGCTGTGAGGAAGGGATGAGAAGGTGATGATATCTCAGGATCTTTGTCTTGGAGAGTGAGATGGTGTGTGATGTCTTCGACAAGAGACTGCTGAAATTCGGTCTTTGTAGAGCCTATAACTATAGTCGTTGGGTACCGGTGACACGAGATGATGTATGACAAGAGCTCCGAAGGCGTTGCTGGAGAGAGAACGATGGGTTGAGATGCCATGTTCTTGAGATGTGGTTGTCCAGGGTAGTTGATCTGGTGAAGAGGTGACACTGTGGACCTATTCGGATCTAAGGTTAGGGAATGATGTCTTTGGAGTTTAAAAATCTTCTTTTGGGGCGTCTTGTTATTCTCTCCATCTGGTCACGAGTCTGAACCATTTGTTTTGGTTGTGGTACCAAGATCTCATCTTCTATGTCTGGTGTTGAGGCAGCTCCCCCACCAATCGTGGCgcccctccacctccaccagccGCGACGCCTTCCGTCGCACAACGTCATTCCAAACACCTACACTCAACACTTGATCAGGGCACCTTTTTCCCTCCTCGACGCGGTAGAAGCTCCCACACTCACTCGTCACCATGGAGTCGATAGCGAGGATCTCGAGTCTCATGGAGACTGGTGCGTATCCTTCGCTGACCGCTCTGCCTCTTGCGCTAAACTGACTGATGCCTCAGCGAGGGAGCTCACCCTCGATGCTGCCCAGGCGACGCGCGGTGCGCGCACGAGCTCGAGACCCTTGGATCGGAACCAGATGAGGAAGCTTCTGGATAGTCGGAACGAGCGCGAAGTTCTCGAGGGTCTACGGCGCGTTATGGCTGTGGGTGCTGTTGTCTTGAGCGTGAAGAATAGGCGCTAATATGTCTGCGGCAGATGATGTACCGAAACCACAAGACCCtacccttcttctcgtctgTCGTCAAGAATGTCGCCTCCCCGAACCTCGAAATAAAGAAGCTCGTCTACATCTACCTAATCCACCATGCCGAACAGGAGCccgaccttgccctcctgtccatcaacaccatacAGAAATCCCTATCCGATCAGAACCCCCAAGTCCGAgccctcgccctcaagaCCATGTCGGGCATCCGAGTCCCCGTAATCAGCCAGATCGTGTCCCTTGCCATCAAGAAGGGCGTCGCCGACATGAGCCCCTACGTACGCAAGGCCGCCGCCCTGGCGATCCCCAAGTGCTATCGATTAGACCCGAGCCAAGCGCCGCAGTTGATCGATTACTTGTCGACTCTCCTGGGCGACAAGCTGTATTATGTGGCTGGAGCAGCTGTGTCGGCCTTCCTAGAGGTCTGTCCAGACCGGATAGATCTCGTCCACAAGCACTACCGAGCGTTGATTAAGCAAGTGGTGGATATGGACGAATGGAGTCAGCTTGCCACAATACGACTCATGATGTATTATGCGCGGAGGTGCTTCCCTCGGAAGCCGGAGCCTTCAGGGGACTCTGAGGAGCAATCTCAGGACCAGAATGTGGACGATTTTTATGGCGAGTCCAGGCAAGGCGGCCGAGGCCAGGGATCGTCAGTATTGGACCCTGACCTGGCGCTGCTCCTGAATGGCCTCAAGCCTCTTCTACAGAGCCGCAATGCCGGAGTCGTTGTCGCCGTGACTAGATGCTACGTCGACATTGGAACACCGGACTATGTCAAGCTCGCAACCGGTCCCTTGATTGCTCTTCTCCGTGGAGCCCAGGACATACAGCAAACTGCACTATTCAACATTGTTTCTGTATGCCTTATGCGGCCTGCCGACTTTGTCAAGTATGCAAGCCACTTTCTTGTCCGAGCCACCGATCCTGCTCCCGTCTGGGAGTTGAAGCTGGAGATCTTGACTATCATCTTCCCCCACAGCCCACCCCATGTCAAGAGTCTCATCTTGAAAGAGTTGGAGCATTTCTCGCAGGGAACTAACAAAGCTCTCGTCCGCGAGGCTGTCCGTGCTATTGGCCGCTGTGCGCAGGCCGATGTCACTACTGCCCCCCGATGCCTGAAGCTGTTGCTAGGCCAGATCACCAGTCTGGACGGTACTCTTGCAGCTGAGTCGCTGACGGTAATTCGTCACCTGATACAACAGGATGTCCAGGGCCACATCGGAACGGTGGTTCGGCTGGCGAAGAACCTCGACTCTGCTACGGATCCTCAAGCGCGAGCGACAATCATCTGGCTGGTGGGTGAATTCTCAGGGCTGAATGGAGAGGACAACATTGCGCCAGATGTTCTCCGCATCTTGCTCAAGGAGTTTTCCAGCGAGTCGCCAGCAGCCAAGCAGCAAATTCTGCTTCTGGCTGCCAAGGTCTATCTTCACCACCTTAACCGGAAGAGTGAGACAGAACAGCAGAGAGAAGCGGAGGAAGACCCCCCTATGGAGACAGACACCCATCCTATTGCGCGTCTCTGGGAGTATACTCTGCTGCTTGTAAGATATGATAGATCCTTTGATCTTCGTGACCGAGCAAGGATGTACCGGTCCCTACTGGCTGTCCCTCAGTTGGCGACGTTGATGCTTCTCGCCGAGAAGCCTGCTCCACAGGCCCCGAGTCCATCTGAATCCCGAAAGGGCTTCTTGCTTGGTTCTGCCACTCTGGTACTCGCAGGTGGTGGCGCGATTCATGGACTAAGGGGGTACGAGCCTCTGCCTGACTGGGTAGAGGAGGGAAAGCAGCCTGACCGTCGCCTCCGTGAGCCCGAGGGAGGACAGAGCTCCCGATACGATGTCGAGAGAAGCACACTCCCAGCTGGCGAAAGACTTGACGAGGCAGCTAAAACATTTGTGCCAAGCAAGACAAATGGCACGGGTGAGGCTGTAGGTGCCAAGACTCTGGATGACTGGCTcgcggaggaggaagaggagagtgaagagacagaagaggaaagcgaggaggaatcaactgatgatgaggaagaagacgaagaggaggaggacgacgatgatgatgatgacgacgaggaagaggagacggACAGCGACGATGACGGGGAGACGGATAGACTGGTCAAATCCTAATAGTGATAGATAACATTACCATGAGAAATACGCTCAATTCGGCTCGCCCGAGTCTGCAATATCGATCTAGTACCCGTAACGATAATCAACGCCTTGTGTATTGATTCCAACTAGGGAATGACGGCCATCTTTGCCCTTGTTTTTTACCCCTTAACCAACGATTCTGACCCAAACCCTTTATCTACGCAGTCTGAGAGTTTTCAACCTTTCTCTCGTCAGATGACTCTGCTgtcatctcggcctcggtcACATTCTTTTCGCTGAAGCCTGTCGCCATCTGGGGGAAGAAGAGTCCTGGATGGAAAGCGGTCAGGAGGAAGCCTgtgacgaagacgagggtGCTGTCGAGGACGAGAAAGCTGGGCTCGTCTTGCATGATGTGGTTGCCCCATCCGCCTGCCATCTCGGCGATTCTGTATGAAACGAATTTAGTTGGTGTCTACATGGAGGAGAGGTTAAGGGGAACTGACCGGTAGATGCAacggatgaggatggaacAATAAGCTCCAATAACAGCAACTGTGAAGCGTCGGAACTTGGTATCTGTCCAAACCCTCAAGGCCGCGGGATCAACCTCGGAACTGTGGATGTACTTTCTCACCCTCAGGTAGTAATCAGTGCCCATGACACCAAAGCCCAGCAAGACAATAACCTGGAGAACGACACCAGCGATGATGGTGCGGTTACCGCTCTGGGCAACACCAGGCTGGTCCCTCTTTGCGGCTGCCGCGACACCACCGCCGATGGCCTGGATGATGAGACATGACAGGTCGGCGGGGAGGAAGACGCGCGGGTACCAGCGAGGGTGGAAgcgagagagggaggggttgagggcgagggcgacgTGCTTGAGGGTGAGGTAGATGGCGGCGCAGATGAAGGTGGGCGCGATGATGATGCAGCAGATCTGGAGCTGGAAGGCGGCAGAGTTCCAGGGGTTGGGGTTCATGAGGGCTCGGCCGATGTAGCCTGAATGGAATGTTAGAGAGAGTAAGATATCGTCGATTGTTGGTCTTACCTAGTGTCTCGAGGAGTAAGCCTACTCCAAGAGTGGCAGCATACGTCCAAGTCTTTTTCCACACACCCAGTCCTACACTCGAGATACACAGCAGACCAAACGCGAGAGCAAAGAAGATGCTCGATCCTCGGTTGGGAACATAGCCAAGGACGGTGGCTTCGACTGGGCACAGGGGGGAGAGTTCGGAACAGTCGTCGAAGCTGGCTGGTCTCCGACGAGCCAGCTCGTTGAGCACCGCGTCGAGCATGTTGCGATGGATCGAGAATCTTGTTTCCTTTGTCGTTTTCGCCTCGGGTTTGTCGGATATTGGGGTGTTTTTTCAACTCCGCTCGTCGAGTTTCGCCACAGTCGTTAGTCCCTTTGTGATGTGATAAACAACAATAtacaagaagagaaagagaaagagaaagtAAAGACTCGAGAGTTGTCGAGGGGAGAAAACACCATCAGACGAGATTACCGCTGACCCAATTCGAGTACACCACCCCCTCTCATCAACCGGTTACGGATACTTGCTCAAGCACCGGACACCCACGGATTTAAAAAGATCAACCGGAGTTCGGGCACCCTTTGTTACCAACGACCAGGGGATGCATACAGTAAACGTCACATTAACACTGActtgcctggcctggcctcaGGTCGGTTTAAAGTCATTCCTAGACGCTGATCCTACCTAAGCTGACGGCATTCTCTGAATGCGAAGGACCCAATAATACCGTCCGGAAGGCCAGAGTTCCGGACACCCACCTCATCTCGCTGTCTGGCTCACCACCTCGCTTAGAGGGTATTTCCCTTCTGGGTATGTCGttcgaagagaagaaaagctCCGAGGGAGCTAAGCTAGTCGATGAGCGGCGGCCGAACCCTGGTGGCGGCGCCACGGGAGCGGGCCAACCTGGTCCGCATGGGAGCAGGGATTCGGAGAGATTTAGATTGCCGAGTCTTTGAGTTGCTTGTTTCATCTTTCTTTTGAATCAGATTTTGAGTTGCTTGTATTAGAGACAGGGCTGAGACTGGTAGGTGTCTAAAGGATGCGTCTTTCGAGGTTGTTGTGATAATAATTGAGGAATTAGAGTGAGTTCTCGGCCGGGGCGGCCTTGGGCATTCTTCCAATTAAGGAGGACCAATCTGCTGAGCTAGTGATTGACTTGTCTTTCTGCATGCTTGTTTTTAACTGAAGCAAGACAAGGCTCCTAATGGTTCATATCTGATTGCTCAACAACTTGATGTAGTCGGGCAAACTGACGGGCCAACGTCTTCTCTGTCTCAAAGCCACCAAAGCCACTGTACTGTAGGTACCCCAG from Fusarium falciforme chromosome 2, complete sequence includes these protein-coding regions:
- a CDS encoding Putative kinetochore protein NUF2 codes for the protein MAYNPRMSIIPTSQQQSRPRKKEEEADAFMRLSDREIVGCITEIGINFTVADLQKPNAVHIQQIFEWFAELLLNATRETVEPAMRAAAEDICGEFADVIPPDTRNLMGFYVSLRRLLFECGITDFSFNDLYRPTYDRLVKIFSYVINFVRFRESQTSVIDQHYNKAESTKTRIETLYAENLENEGRLEDMRHNQKAMEAQVREKTMRNEELKKRLLELRRNQEKVAARLEDAKQKKGELTALLEQKTQEKVTLKQESTKLRPYVLQSPSALQDNLTELREILNNDKSHIDALDRRARALQTSTDSFSVVSTDVASCIKILDEIALELSKEEEELARNAKQRDALSERNNNAHEVERAEGLLKRQLSKWTERTEKLRERSNQKAQEAKERMQELSAVHKQLTAERTEKGKEMEVRRVRIEQTEKKMLDLKENIENEVHSAHEEYRKMEAHIELYIAEMEQAIA